Proteins from one Bacteroides zhangwenhongii genomic window:
- a CDS encoding glutamate decarboxylase, giving the protein MEDLNFRKGDAKTEAFGSDRMLQPSPVEKIPDGPTTPEVAYQMVKDETFAQTQPRLNLATFVTTYMDEYATKLMNEAININYIDETEYPRIAVMNGKCINIVANLWNSPEKDTWKTGALAIGSSEACMLGGVAAWLRWRKKRQAQGKPFDKPNFVISTGFQVVWEKFAQLWQIEMREVPLTLDKTTLDPEEALKMCDENTICIVPIQGVTWTGLNDDVEALDKALDAYNAKTGYDIPIHVDAASGGFILPFLYPETKWDFRLKWVLSISVSGHKFGLVYPGLGWVVWKGKEYLPEEMSFSVNYLGANITQVGLNFSRPAAQILGQYYQFIRLGFQGYKEVQYNSLQIAKYIHDEIAKMAPFVNYSNEVVNPLFIWYLKPEYAKNAKWTLYDLQDKLSQHGWMVPAYTLPSKLEDYVVMRVVVRQGFSRDMADMLLGDIKNAIAELEKLDYPTPTRIAQEKNLPVEAKIFNHGGRRKTAKK; this is encoded by the coding sequence ATGGAAGATTTAAATTTCAGAAAAGGCGATGCTAAAACAGAAGCATTTGGTTCAGACAGAATGTTGCAACCCTCTCCGGTAGAGAAGATACCTGATGGACCTACTACTCCTGAAGTCGCCTATCAGATGGTAAAAGACGAAACATTCGCTCAGACTCAACCGCGCCTGAACCTGGCTACTTTCGTGACTACCTACATGGATGAATATGCTACCAAGCTGATGAACGAAGCCATCAACATTAACTACATTGACGAAACTGAGTATCCGCGTATCGCAGTGATGAACGGTAAATGTATCAACATCGTTGCCAACCTATGGAATTCTCCGGAAAAAGATACTTGGAAAACCGGTGCTCTGGCTATCGGTTCCTCAGAAGCTTGTATGCTGGGTGGTGTAGCTGCCTGGTTGCGCTGGCGTAAGAAAAGACAGGCTCAAGGTAAACCGTTTGATAAACCGAACTTTGTTATTTCTACAGGTTTCCAGGTTGTATGGGAGAAATTTGCACAGTTGTGGCAGATTGAAATGCGTGAAGTGCCTTTGACACTTGACAAAACCACACTCGACCCCGAAGAAGCCTTGAAGATGTGTGATGAGAATACAATTTGTATCGTACCTATCCAGGGTGTTACATGGACAGGACTGAACGATGACGTAGAAGCATTGGACAAAGCACTCGATGCTTACAACGCCAAGACCGGTTATGACATTCCTATCCACGTAGACGCAGCCAGCGGTGGTTTTATCCTTCCGTTCCTTTACCCGGAAACAAAATGGGACTTCCGCCTGAAATGGGTGCTTTCCATCAGTGTATCCGGTCATAAGTTCGGTCTGGTATATCCGGGACTCGGTTGGGTGGTTTGGAAAGGCAAAGAATATCTGCCAGAAGAGATGTCGTTCAGTGTAAATTATCTGGGTGCTAACATCACTCAAGTAGGTTTGAACTTCTCTCGCCCGGCTGCTCAGATTCTGGGACAGTACTACCAGTTCATCCGTTTAGGATTCCAAGGTTACAAAGAAGTACAGTACAACTCTTTGCAGATCGCTAAATACATCCATGACGAAATAGCCAAGATGGCTCCGTTCGTCAACTACTCTAACGAAGTGGTAAACCCGTTGTTCATCTGGTATCTGAAACCGGAATATGCAAAGAACGCTAAATGGACTTTGTATGATTTGCAGGATAAACTGTCTCAACACGGTTGGATGGTTCCGGCTTATACATTGCCTTCCAAACTGGAAGATTATGTAGTGATGCGTGTCGTTGTCCGTCAGGGATTCAGCCGCGATATGGCAGATATGTTGCTGGGCGACATCAAGAACGCCATTGCAGAACTGGAAAAATTGGATTATCCTACTCCTACCCGCATAGCACAGGAGAAGAATCTTCCGGTAGAAGCTAAAATATTCAACCACGGCGGCCGTCGTAAAACAGCTAAAAAATAA
- a CDS encoding MFS transporter, giving the protein MKIQTGRGTIPLITLIAIWSVSALTSLPGLAVSPILGDLTKIFPEATDLDIQMLTSLPSLLIIPFILLGGKLTEKVDFVRILKIGLWLFAVSGMLYLVSNKMWQLIVVSALLGIGAGLIIPLSTGLVSRYFTGTYRVKQFGLSSAITNFTLVIATAVTGYLAEVSWHLPFLVYLLPLISILLIGRLKKDRPEVAAADSASSKEERAAIDTGGSKYGIHVKHLIELMFFYGVTTYIVLAVIFNLPFLMEKHHFSSGNSGLMISLFFLAIMAPGFCLDKIAATLKERTKAYSLLFMALGLLLIWIAPLEWLIIPGCLFVGLGYGVIQPMLYDKTTHTALPEKATLALAFVMMMNYLAILLYPFIVDFFQWIFHTKSQEFPFIFNLVITVVTFCWAYLRRNTFLFNDQLK; this is encoded by the coding sequence ATGAAAATACAGACGGGAAGAGGAACGATTCCTCTTATCACTTTAATAGCCATCTGGTCTGTTTCGGCACTGACTTCTCTGCCGGGGCTGGCCGTTTCGCCTATATTGGGCGATCTTACGAAGATATTTCCGGAAGCTACGGATTTGGATATCCAGATGTTGACTTCGCTTCCTTCCTTGCTCATTATTCCTTTCATTCTGCTGGGTGGTAAGTTGACGGAGAAAGTCGACTTTGTCCGTATCCTGAAAATCGGGCTTTGGCTCTTTGCGGTAAGCGGTATGTTGTATCTGGTTTCCAATAAGATGTGGCAATTGATTGTAGTAAGTGCCTTACTGGGTATCGGGGCTGGGCTGATTATTCCGTTATCTACCGGTCTGGTGTCGAGGTATTTTACCGGAACTTACCGGGTAAAACAATTCGGCCTTAGTTCAGCAATCACTAATTTTACGTTGGTGATAGCGACTGCCGTCACCGGTTATCTGGCGGAAGTCAGTTGGCATTTACCCTTTCTGGTCTATTTGCTTCCGCTGATTTCTATTCTGTTGATCGGTCGTCTGAAGAAAGACCGGCCGGAAGTTGCCGCTGCGGATAGTGCAAGTTCGAAAGAAGAACGGGCGGCGATAGATACCGGCGGAAGTAAATATGGTATTCATGTGAAGCATTTGATAGAATTGATGTTCTTCTACGGAGTGACGACTTATATCGTATTGGCGGTGATATTCAATCTGCCTTTCCTGATGGAGAAGCATCATTTCTCAAGTGGAAATTCGGGCTTGATGATTTCTCTTTTCTTTCTGGCGATTATGGCTCCGGGATTCTGTCTGGATAAGATTGCGGCTACATTGAAAGAACGTACCAAAGCATACAGCTTGCTGTTCATGGCATTGGGATTGTTGCTCATCTGGATAGCTCCGCTTGAATGGCTGATTATTCCCGGATGTCTGTTTGTGGGGTTGGGCTATGGTGTCATCCAACCCATGCTTTATGATAAGACTACGCATACCGCATTGCCGGAAAAGGCCACATTGGCACTGGCATTTGTAATGATGATGAACTATCTTGCCATCTTACTTTATCCTTTCATCGTTGATTTCTTCCAATGGATATTTCATACCAAGTCTCAGGAATTTCCTTTTATATTCAATCTGGTGATTACCGTTGTCACTTTCTGTTGGGCTTATCTGCGCCGTAATACTTTTTTGTTTAATGATCAACTGAAATAA
- a CDS encoding PstS family phosphate ABC transporter substrate-binding protein, protein MMKRQFWLIGIVLLAALSACRSKSKDGPTDTYSSGVIAIAADESFEPIVQEEIDVFESLYPLAGIVPRYTTEVEAINLLLKDSVRLAIATRTLTEEEMNSFHSRKFYPREIKLATDGLALIVNRENPDSLLSVRDFRRILTGEVKDWKQVNPGSRLKGIRVVFDNKNSSTVRFAMDSICNGKPLAEGNVSALRTNQQVINYVAQNPDAIGVIGVNWLGNRSDTTNLSFREEIRVMAVSAEDVATPGNSYKPYQAYLYYGNYPLARPIYAILNDPRNGLPWGFTSFMTSDKGQRIILKSGLVPATQPIRVVHVNDE, encoded by the coding sequence ATGATGAAAAGACAATTTTGGCTGATAGGAATCGTTTTGCTGGCGGCATTAAGTGCTTGCCGTTCTAAATCGAAAGACGGACCGACGGATACGTATTCGTCTGGGGTGATAGCTATTGCGGCGGATGAAAGTTTCGAACCCATTGTGCAGGAAGAAATCGATGTGTTTGAGAGTTTGTATCCTCTGGCCGGAATTGTTCCTCGCTACACTACTGAAGTAGAGGCGATTAATTTACTTCTGAAAGACAGTGTCCGGTTGGCAATCGCAACCCGGACACTGACTGAGGAAGAAATGAATTCGTTTCACAGCCGTAAGTTTTATCCTCGTGAGATTAAGCTAGCTACGGATGGACTGGCACTGATTGTGAACCGTGAGAATCCGGATTCATTGTTGAGTGTGCGCGATTTCCGCCGTATCTTGACGGGAGAAGTGAAAGATTGGAAACAGGTAAATCCGGGTTCCCGTCTGAAAGGTATTCGGGTGGTGTTCGACAATAAGAACTCCAGTACAGTACGCTTTGCGATGGATTCGATCTGCAACGGAAAACCGTTGGCGGAAGGAAATGTGAGTGCTTTGAGGACAAATCAGCAGGTGATAAATTATGTAGCGCAGAATCCTGATGCGATAGGTGTGATAGGTGTGAACTGGCTGGGAAACCGCAGTGATACTACCAATCTCTCTTTCAGGGAGGAAATTAGGGTGATGGCGGTGAGTGCCGAAGATGTGGCGACTCCCGGAAACAGCTATAAACCTTATCAGGCTTATTTGTATTATGGCAATTATCCATTGGCACGGCCGATTTATGCAATTCTGAATGATCCTCGCAACGGGCTGCCTTGGGGATTCACTTCTTTTATGACCTCCGACAAGGGGCAGCGCATCATATTAAAATCCGGACTTGTCCCGGCTACTCAGCCGATACGTGTAGTCCATGTGAATGACGAATAA
- a CDS encoding tetratricopeptide repeat protein gives MKRVQMFLAGAFIAVGSLYAQTPASEWKAGVAKLKETIQANPAQAAEEAEQMIKGKNKKNIELLVAIGEAYLEAGKIPEAQQYAALAKKANGKSADAAVLEGDIALKQKNAGLASQKYEEAIYFNPRCAAAYLKFADIYKMANSSLAIEKLNQLKALQPSNTGVDKKLAEIYYLKNDFSKAADAYSRFAMGPAATEEDLVKYAFALFLNHDFEKSLEVANMGLQKNPRHAAFNRLAMYNYTDLKRFDEAMKAADIFFNETDKADYSYLDYMYYGHLLEDLKKYDEAVIQYEKAVQLDPSNTNLYKNISAAYERKNDYKKAISAYRKYYSSLDKAKQTPDLQFQFGRLYYGAGTQSDSLTITVEERKQALASADSVFQAIAVAAPDSYLGNFWRARANSALDPETTLGLAKPFYEEVATLLESKNDPRYNAALVECYSYLGYYYLLAIENPALKTEAKANKETSRDYWSKILAIDPANATAKRALDGIK, from the coding sequence ATGAAACGAGTACAAATGTTTTTAGCTGGAGCGTTTATAGCAGTTGGGTCGCTCTATGCACAAACTCCTGCCTCCGAATGGAAAGCGGGTGTTGCAAAATTGAAAGAAACTATTCAGGCGAATCCGGCACAAGCGGCCGAAGAGGCTGAACAAATGATAAAAGGCAAGAATAAAAAGAATATAGAGCTGTTGGTGGCTATCGGTGAGGCTTATCTGGAAGCCGGCAAAATACCGGAAGCTCAGCAATATGCGGCTCTTGCCAAAAAAGCGAACGGCAAATCGGCTGATGCGGCCGTATTGGAGGGAGATATTGCCCTCAAACAGAAGAATGCCGGTCTTGCTTCTCAAAAATATGAGGAAGCCATTTACTTTAATCCGCGCTGTGCGGCGGCTTATCTGAAATTTGCGGATATCTATAAGATGGCAAATTCGAGTCTTGCTATCGAAAAGCTGAATCAACTGAAAGCTTTGCAACCGTCTAACACCGGTGTAGACAAGAAGCTGGCCGAGATTTATTATTTGAAGAATGATTTCAGCAAAGCTGCGGATGCTTATTCGCGTTTTGCTATGGGACCGGCAGCTACTGAGGAGGATTTAGTGAAGTATGCGTTTGCTTTATTCTTGAACCATGATTTCGAGAAGTCGCTTGAAGTAGCCAACATGGGACTGCAAAAGAATCCCCGCCATGCTGCGTTCAACCGCCTGGCAATGTATAATTATACTGACTTGAAGCGTTTTGACGAAGCGATGAAAGCTGCGGATATTTTCTTTAATGAAACCGATAAAGCCGATTATTCTTATTTGGACTATATGTATTACGGACATCTGCTGGAAGATTTGAAAAAATATGATGAAGCTGTGATACAATATGAAAAGGCGGTTCAATTGGATCCCTCCAATACGAACTTATACAAAAACATCTCTGCTGCTTACGAGCGGAAGAATGATTATAAAAAGGCGATCAGTGCTTACCGGAAATATTATTCATCTCTTGATAAGGCAAAGCAAACTCCGGACTTACAGTTCCAGTTTGGCAGACTTTATTATGGAGCGGGTACGCAATCTGATTCATTGACAATCACTGTCGAAGAGCGTAAACAGGCTTTGGCGTCTGCCGATTCTGTTTTCCAAGCTATCGCAGTGGCAGCACCGGATAGCTATCTGGGTAATTTCTGGAGGGCGCGTGCCAATTCCGCACTTGACCCCGAGACTACTTTAGGATTGGCTAAACCTTTCTATGAGGAAGTGGCTACTTTATTGGAAAGTAAAAATGATCCTCGTTACAATGCTGCCTTGGTTGAGTGCTACAGTTATCTGGGCTATTATTATTTGTTGGCTATCGAGAATCCGGCATTGAAGACCGAAGCGAAAGCGAACAAGGAGACGTCTAGGGACTACTGGAGTAAAATTCTGGCTATAGACCCCGCTAATGCTACTGCTAAAAGAGCATTGGATGGCATCAAATAG
- the glsA gene encoding glutaminase A: MNKKVTLAQLQEVVQEAYDQVKTNTGGKNADYIPYLANVNKDLFGISVCLLNGQTIHVGDTDYRFGIESVSKVHTAILALRQYGAKEILDKIGADATGLPFNSIIAILLENDHPSTPLVNAGAISACSMVKPIGDSAKKWDAIVGNITDLCGSAPQLIDELYKSESDTNFNNRSIAWLLKNYNRIYDDPDMSLDLYTRQCSLGVTALQLSIAAGTIANGGVNPVTKKEVFDASLSPKITAMIAAVGFYEHTGDWMYTSGIPAKTGVGGGVMGVLPGQFGIAAFAPPLDGSGNSVKAQLAIQYIMNKLGLNVFGQNHITIVD, translated from the coding sequence ATGAATAAAAAAGTAACACTCGCTCAATTGCAAGAAGTGGTACAGGAGGCATACGATCAGGTAAAGACGAATACGGGAGGCAAGAATGCCGACTATATCCCTTACTTGGCCAATGTCAACAAAGATCTCTTTGGAATCAGTGTCTGCCTGCTCAACGGGCAGACCATCCATGTGGGGGATACCGACTACCGCTTCGGAATAGAATCCGTATCCAAAGTACATACGGCTATCCTGGCTCTGCGTCAATATGGCGCCAAGGAAATATTGGACAAGATCGGAGCTGACGCGACAGGCTTGCCTTTCAACTCTATCATCGCCATCTTGCTGGAAAACGACCACCCGTCTACTCCATTGGTAAACGCCGGCGCCATCTCCGCTTGCAGTATGGTGAAACCAATAGGCGACTCTGCCAAGAAATGGGACGCCATCGTAGGAAACATAACCGACTTGTGCGGCAGTGCTCCTCAACTGATAGACGAATTGTATAAGTCCGAATCGGATACTAACTTCAACAACCGCTCCATTGCCTGGCTGCTGAAGAACTACAACCGTATCTATGATGATCCGGATATGTCTCTAGACCTTTATACGCGTCAATGTTCATTGGGAGTGACCGCATTGCAGCTTTCCATCGCTGCCGGAACAATCGCCAACGGCGGTGTGAATCCGGTGACCAAGAAAGAAGTGTTCGACGCCAGCTTGTCTCCTAAAATCACAGCCATGATTGCCGCGGTAGGTTTCTACGAACATACCGGCGACTGGATGTATACTTCCGGTATTCCTGCCAAGACAGGTGTAGGAGGTGGTGTGATGGGTGTGTTGCCCGGACAGTTCGGTATCGCAGCATTCGCTCCTCCTTTGGATGGATCGGGTAACTCTGTAAAAGCACAGTTGGCTATCCAGTACATCATGAACAAGCTAGGACTGAATGTATTCGGTCAGAATCATATCACGATCGTCGATTAA
- the gadC gene encoding putative glutamine/gamma-aminobutyrate antiporter GadC — translation MANIKNAVKLGVFTLAIMNVTAVVSLRGLPAEAVYGMSSAFYYLFAAIVFLIPTSLVAAELAAMFQDKQGGVFRWVGEAYGKKLGFLAIWVQWIESTIWYPTVLTFGAVSIAFIGMNDVHDMSLANNKYYTLVVVLIIYWLATFISLKGMSWVGKVAKIGGLVGTIIPAGLLIILGIIYLATGGHSNMNFDSSFFPDFTNFDNVVLAASIFLFYAGMEMGGIHVKDVDNPSKNYPKAVFIGALITVLIFVLGTFALGVIIPANDINLTQSLLVGFDNYFKYIHASWLSPIIAIALAFGVLAGVLTWVAGPSKGIFAVGKAGYMPPFFQKTNKLGVQKNILFVQGIAVTVLSLLFVVMPSVQSFYQILSQLTVILYLIMYLLMFSGAIALRYKMKKLNRPFRIGKSGNGLMWFVGGLGFCGSLLAFILSFIPPSQISTGSNTVWFSVLIIGAIIVVVAPFIIYAAKKPSWVDPNSNFEPFHWEVQPQTANVAVGSANTTSSNATSSGATTSNATASGATASGATPSGSSKVSSGSATPNNTSPETGNTKKEIPKS, via the coding sequence ATGGCAAATATTAAAAATGCAGTGAAGCTGGGTGTGTTTACCCTCGCTATCATGAACGTTACGGCAGTAGTATCATTGCGTGGACTACCGGCCGAGGCCGTATACGGAATGAGTTCGGCCTTTTATTATCTTTTTGCAGCTATTGTCTTTCTTATTCCTACATCGCTCGTCGCAGCAGAATTGGCGGCCATGTTCCAGGATAAACAAGGCGGTGTGTTCCGGTGGGTAGGCGAAGCCTACGGCAAGAAACTGGGATTCCTCGCCATTTGGGTACAATGGATTGAAAGTACAATCTGGTATCCCACAGTACTAACATTCGGTGCCGTATCCATCGCCTTCATCGGAATGAATGACGTACATGATATGTCACTGGCAAACAACAAGTATTACACGCTTGTCGTCGTACTTATCATCTATTGGCTGGCAACATTCATTTCCTTGAAAGGTATGAGCTGGGTTGGTAAAGTGGCTAAAATCGGCGGTTTGGTCGGTACGATTATTCCGGCCGGATTGTTGATCATCCTAGGTATCATTTATCTCGCAACAGGCGGACACTCTAACATGAATTTCGACAGCAGCTTCTTCCCCGACTTTACCAATTTCGACAATGTCGTTCTAGCCGCCAGTATCTTCTTGTTCTATGCCGGTATGGAAATGGGCGGTATCCACGTGAAAGATGTAGATAATCCATCCAAGAACTACCCGAAAGCAGTATTTATCGGTGCGCTTATCACCGTTCTTATCTTTGTGCTGGGTACTTTCGCACTTGGTGTCATCATCCCCGCAAATGATATTAACCTGACTCAGAGCTTACTTGTCGGTTTTGACAACTACTTCAAGTATATCCATGCTTCCTGGTTATCACCGATCATTGCCATCGCCCTTGCCTTCGGTGTATTGGCAGGTGTATTGACATGGGTTGCCGGTCCGTCAAAAGGTATCTTTGCCGTAGGTAAAGCCGGTTATATGCCTCCGTTCTTCCAGAAAACAAATAAACTGGGTGTACAGAAAAACATTCTGTTCGTACAGGGTATAGCAGTAACTGTATTAAGTCTGTTGTTTGTGGTAATGCCTTCTGTACAGAGTTTCTACCAGATCCTGTCTCAGCTGACAGTGATTCTTTATCTTATCATGTACCTGCTGATGTTCTCCGGAGCAATCGCACTTCGTTATAAGATGAAAAAACTGAACCGCCCGTTCCGTATCGGTAAGAGTGGCAACGGTTTGATGTGGTTCGTCGGCGGACTCGGTTTCTGCGGATCATTGCTTGCCTTTATCCTTAGCTTTATCCCGCCCAGCCAGATTTCTACAGGTAGCAACACGGTATGGTTCTCCGTACTGATTATCGGTGCTATCATTGTCGTTGTTGCTCCATTCATCATCTATGCAGCAAAGAAACCGTCTTGGGTAGACCCGAATTCCAATTTCGAACCGTTCCATTGGGAAGTACAACCTCAAACTGCGAATGTAGCTGTCGGTAGTGCCAATACGACAAGTTCCAATGCGACAAGTTCTGGTGCAACAACTTCCAATGCAACAGCTTCTGGTGCAACAGCTTCCGGTGCTACTCCGTCAGGAAGTTCTAAGGTTTCAAGCGGAAGTGCAACCCCTAATAATACATCTCCGGAAACCGGAAACACCAAAAAGGAGATACCTAAGTCCTAA
- a CDS encoding alpha-galactosidase D — protein MKNRSFIFTAVAASLLCVSCTKPQTTLSENERPFNPPIMGWSSWNAFLVDISEDIIKHQADLMVEKGLKDAGYQYINVDDGYFGKRDENGVMQANEKRFPNGMKPVADHIHSLGMKAGLYTDAGTRTCGSLWNKDSIGIGAGIYGHEPQDAQLYFGDWGFDFIKIDYCGGEALGLDEKERYTSIRNSIDKVNKNVSINICRWAYPGTWAKDAATSWRISGDINAHWNSLKYVVGKNLYLSAYAGNGHYNDMDMMVIGFRNNSRVGGNGLTPTEEEAHFGLWCIMSSPLLIGCDLEKMPDSSLELLKNKELIALNQDPLGLQAYVAQHKNEGYVLVKDIEQKRGNVRAVALYNPSDTVCRFSVPFSSLEFGGNVKVRDLVRHSDLGSFSGIFEQTLPAHSAMFLRMEGEARLEPTLYEAEWAYLPLFNDLGKNAKGIQYAYDKEASGKMKVGFLGGKPENYAEWREVYSENGGRYNMTIHYSHGQGRQIEVDVNGIITKISSLGEDDNHSQISIPVELKAGYNTIRIGNSYDWAPDIDCFTLTKTL, from the coding sequence ATGAAAAACAGATCTTTTATCTTTACAGCAGTAGCAGCTTCTCTTTTGTGCGTCAGTTGTACAAAGCCCCAAACCACTCTTTCAGAGAACGAACGACCGTTCAATCCACCTATTATGGGATGGAGTTCGTGGAACGCCTTTCTGGTAGACATCAGCGAAGACATTATTAAACATCAGGCCGACCTCATGGTGGAGAAAGGATTGAAAGACGCAGGCTATCAGTACATCAATGTAGATGACGGATACTTCGGCAAAAGGGATGAAAACGGAGTCATGCAAGCAAACGAGAAACGTTTCCCTAATGGCATGAAACCTGTGGCAGACCATATACACAGTTTGGGAATGAAGGCGGGACTCTATACGGATGCAGGGACTAGAACGTGCGGCTCTCTCTGGAACAAGGACTCTATAGGAATAGGAGCTGGTATCTACGGCCACGAACCGCAAGACGCCCAATTATACTTCGGCGACTGGGGCTTCGATTTCATCAAAATAGATTATTGCGGTGGAGAAGCGCTAGGACTGGATGAGAAAGAACGATATACCTCTATCCGCAACAGCATAGACAAAGTGAATAAAAATGTTTCCATAAACATCTGCCGATGGGCTTACCCCGGCACTTGGGCCAAAGACGCGGCAACTTCCTGGCGTATCAGCGGCGATATCAATGCACATTGGAATTCATTAAAATATGTAGTCGGGAAGAACCTCTACCTGTCTGCCTATGCCGGAAACGGACATTATAACGACATGGATATGATGGTGATCGGATTCCGTAACAATAGCAGAGTAGGCGGCAACGGTCTTACTCCGACCGAAGAGGAAGCCCATTTCGGCCTATGGTGTATCATGAGCTCTCCGTTACTCATCGGATGCGACTTGGAAAAAATGCCGGATTCTTCGCTCGAATTACTGAAAAATAAGGAATTAATCGCACTCAACCAAGATCCTTTGGGATTACAGGCATACGTAGCACAACATAAAAACGAAGGATACGTATTGGTGAAAGATATCGAGCAGAAACGTGGCAATGTGCGTGCCGTAGCATTGTACAACCCATCCGACACCGTATGTAGATTCTCCGTCCCATTCTCTTCTTTGGAATTCGGTGGAAATGTGAAAGTGCGTGATTTAGTAAGACACAGTGATTTAGGCAGTTTTTCCGGTATTTTTGAGCAAACGCTCCCTGCCCACAGTGCCATGTTCCTCCGCATGGAAGGTGAGGCACGCCTGGAACCGACTTTGTATGAAGCGGAATGGGCTTACCTGCCTCTTTTCAATGACTTAGGCAAAAACGCCAAAGGTATCCAGTATGCTTATGACAAAGAAGCCTCCGGCAAAATGAAAGTTGGATTTCTTGGTGGAAAACCGGAGAACTATGCCGAATGGCGCGAAGTATATAGTGAAAACGGCGGACGTTATAATATGACCATCCACTATTCACACGGACAAGGACGGCAGATAGAGGTAGATGTCAACGGTATCATCACAAAAATCAGCTCTTTGGGAGAGGACGATAATCACAGCCAAATCTCAATTCCGGTAGAACTGAAAGCCGGTTACAATACCATTCGGATCGGCAACAGCTACGATTGGGCACCGGACATAGACTGTTTCACATTGACAAAGACATTATAA
- a CDS encoding DMT family transporter, which produces MKNKKLEANLSMAVSKVFSGLNVNALKFLLPLWMSPLTGATFRCTFAAVAFWVISCFMPPEKTTAKDKWLLFLLGALGLYGFMFLYLTGLSKTTPVSSSIFTSLQPIWVFLIMVFFYKEKATRKKIIGISIGLTGALVCILTQQSDDLASDAFLGNMLCLLSSVVYAVYLILSQRILTAIGAMTMLKYTFSGAAVSAVIVTLITGFEAPVLSMPFHWTPFLVLMFVLIFPTTLSYMLLPVGLKYLKTTVVAIYGYLILIVATVASLILGQDRFSWTQMFAILFICIGVYLVEVAESKESSTKPA; this is translated from the coding sequence ATGAAGAATAAGAAACTGGAGGCCAACTTGAGTATGGCTGTCTCGAAAGTGTTTAGTGGTTTGAATGTGAATGCCTTGAAGTTCCTCCTGCCTTTGTGGATGAGTCCGCTGACAGGGGCTACTTTCCGATGTACTTTTGCTGCCGTCGCTTTTTGGGTGATCAGCTGCTTCATGCCCCCGGAGAAGACAACTGCCAAAGACAAATGGCTTCTTTTCTTATTAGGCGCTTTGGGACTCTACGGCTTTATGTTTCTCTACCTGACCGGTTTGAGTAAGACAACGCCTGTCTCCAGCTCTATTTTTACCAGCCTTCAACCTATCTGGGTATTTCTGATCATGGTATTCTTTTATAAGGAAAAGGCGACAAGAAAAAAGATAATTGGTATCTCCATCGGATTGACCGGCGCATTGGTCTGCATCCTGACCCAACAGAGTGACGACCTCGCCTCCGACGCCTTTTTAGGTAATATGCTTTGCCTTCTCAGTTCTGTCGTTTATGCTGTCTATCTCATTTTGAGTCAGCGCATACTTACCGCTATCGGTGCGATGACAATGCTTAAATACACATTTTCGGGCGCTGCCGTTTCTGCTGTCATAGTGACGCTGATTACAGGATTTGAAGCTCCGGTATTGTCCATGCCTTTCCATTGGACACCTTTCCTTGTGCTGATGTTCGTACTGATTTTCCCGACCACTTTGAGTTATATGTTACTTCCTGTCGGATTGAAATACCTGAAAACGACGGTTGTTGCCATTTATGGTTACTTGATTCTGATTGTCGCGACCGTTGCTTCTTTGATATTGGGGCAAGACCGCTTCAGTTGGAC